In the genome of Chlamydia trachomatis A/HAR-13, one region contains:
- the pdhA gene encoding pyruvate dehydrogenase (acetyl-transferring) E1 component subunit alpha: MHPLTLNIASEETTEARVFHVIENFGNSFCIDLLKKMLLIREFEIRGEEAYLEGLVGGFYHSYIGQEAVATAAIACTGKDHWFFSSYRCHGVALLLDIPLRQLAAELLGKETGCALGRGGSMHMCGDRLPGGFGIVGGQIPLAAGAAFSMKYQNSSSISMCFIGDGAVAQGVFHETLNFVALHSLPLMLIIENNGWSMGTALHRAIAKQPIAESQAISYGLSSITLNGFDLFNSLIGFREAYHHMQQTGSPIIVEALCSRFRGHSISDPNLYRSKEEMQCLLKRDPILFAKEWLIRANVLSEDDFKDLRQTSKTAVLEAVAQARLDPEPAVATLEEGVYA, translated from the coding sequence ATGCATCCTCTGACTCTCAACATAGCTTCTGAGGAAACTACAGAAGCCCGAGTTTTTCATGTTATTGAAAACTTCGGAAATTCTTTCTGCATTGACCTTTTGAAAAAAATGCTACTCATTCGCGAATTTGAGATTCGCGGAGAAGAGGCCTATTTAGAAGGCCTTGTTGGAGGATTTTATCACTCTTATATCGGTCAAGAAGCTGTTGCTACAGCAGCTATTGCTTGCACAGGGAAAGACCACTGGTTTTTTTCCTCTTATCGTTGTCACGGAGTAGCTCTGCTGCTGGATATCCCTTTACGACAACTGGCAGCAGAACTTCTAGGGAAAGAAACAGGGTGTGCTTTAGGACGAGGCGGATCTATGCATATGTGTGGTGATCGTCTTCCTGGAGGTTTTGGTATCGTTGGTGGACAAATTCCTCTGGCTGCAGGTGCAGCATTTTCTATGAAGTACCAAAACTCATCTTCTATATCTATGTGTTTTATTGGAGATGGAGCTGTAGCTCAAGGAGTCTTTCATGAAACATTAAATTTTGTAGCGCTTCACTCCCTTCCCTTAATGCTCATTATTGAAAACAATGGATGGAGTATGGGAACAGCCTTACATAGAGCCATTGCTAAACAGCCTATAGCAGAATCCCAAGCGATTTCTTATGGTCTTTCTTCGATCACTTTGAATGGATTCGATTTATTTAATTCGCTTATAGGATTTAGAGAAGCTTATCACCACATGCAACAAACAGGTTCTCCTATTATCGTAGAGGCGCTATGTTCTCGATTTAGAGGACACTCTATTTCCGATCCTAATTTATATCGCTCTAAAGAGGAAATGCAATGTCTTCTCAAAAGAGATCCTATCCTTTTTGCAAAAGAATGGCTCATTCGTGCGAATGTCCTATCCGAAGATGATTTTAAAGATTTGCGTCAAACAAGCAAAACAGCTGTCCTAGAAGCAGTCGCTCAAGCTCGTCTTGATCCAGAACCAGCTGTAGCTACTTTAGAAGAGGGGGTCTATGCCTAA
- a CDS encoding pyruvate dehydrogenase complex E1 component subunit beta, with amino-acid sequence MPNFVTLEIREAIRQAIDEEMTRDPNVCILGEEVAEYNGAYKVTKNLLDKWGPTRVIDTPISEAAFSGIGIGAALTGLRPIIEFMSWNFSLVAADQIISHAAKMYYMTGGKFAVPIVFRGANGAAAQVSCQHSHCVEALYANIPGLIVIAPSTPADAKGLLKSAIRDNNPVLFLENELDYNLKGEVPSEEYLIPIGKARIVQEGKDLTIISHSRMVSIVEQAAKTAKQRWGLSIETIDLRTIKPLDVATLLTSVKKTGNCLVVEEGHYFCGISSEVITTITEHIFDYLDHPPLRVCQKETPMPYNKTLEMATLPNINRILDAIEKIMR; translated from the coding sequence ATGCCTAATTTTGTTACACTCGAAATCCGAGAGGCTATTAGACAAGCTATTGATGAAGAAATGACCAGAGATCCTAACGTCTGTATCCTAGGAGAGGAGGTCGCTGAATATAATGGTGCTTATAAAGTTACTAAAAACCTCTTAGATAAATGGGGACCCACTCGAGTTATTGATACACCCATTAGCGAAGCTGCTTTCTCTGGAATTGGAATCGGAGCAGCGCTAACTGGACTTCGCCCAATTATTGAATTTATGAGCTGGAACTTCTCTCTAGTTGCTGCTGATCAAATCATTTCTCATGCAGCAAAAATGTATTATATGACTGGAGGGAAATTTGCTGTTCCTATCGTTTTTAGAGGCGCTAATGGAGCTGCTGCGCAAGTCTCTTGCCAACATTCTCATTGTGTTGAAGCTCTTTATGCCAATATTCCTGGCTTAATTGTCATTGCTCCATCAACTCCAGCCGATGCAAAGGGACTTCTTAAATCTGCTATTCGGGATAACAACCCCGTTCTATTCTTAGAAAATGAATTAGACTACAATCTTAAGGGAGAGGTCCCTTCAGAAGAATACCTGATCCCCATTGGGAAAGCTCGTATCGTTCAAGAAGGAAAAGATTTAACAATCATTTCGCATAGCCGCATGGTTTCTATCGTTGAGCAAGCTGCTAAAACAGCAAAACAACGATGGGGACTCTCTATTGAAACCATTGACTTACGAACGATCAAACCTTTGGATGTTGCCACTCTCCTCACTTCTGTCAAAAAAACAGGGAATTGTCTTGTCGTTGAAGAAGGGCATTATTTTTGTGGTATATCTTCGGAAGTGATTACGACGATTACAGAACATATTTTTGACTACCTAGATCATCCTCCTCTACGAGTCTGTCAAAAAGAAACGCCTATGCCATATAATAAAACTCTAGAGATGGCGACTCTCCCAAATATTAACCGCATCCTGGATGCCATTGAAAAAATTATGAGGTAA
- a CDS encoding pyruvate dehydrogenase complex dihydrolipoamide acetyltransferase, whose product MVSLLKMPKLSPTMEIGILVKWHKKAGDEIHFGDVLLEISTDKAVLEHTASEDGWLLEILVEEGTKTPIGTPIAVFSTEQNAQYDLKQLLPLEGTVVTDAATEASPKNSAQTDSQYTSGPSITMMGFRPEPPLAIPLTIKHSNDPVLASPLAKKLAKEQNLDLSGVTGSGPGGRIVKKDLEKAPPLRIAGFGYPEAPNVNPGSYIEEPLSPVREVISKRLQAAKTFIPHFYVRQRIYASPLLALLKELQEQNIKLSINDCIVRACALALKEFPEINSGFNSVDNKIIRFSTIDISIAVAIPDGVITPIVRCADRKNIGMISAEIKGLATKAKQQSLAEEEYKGGSFCVSNLGMTGISDFTAILNPPQAAILAVGSVEEQPVVLNGELAVGLTCMLTLSVDHRVIDGYPAAMFMKRLQRLLEAPSVLLLN is encoded by the coding sequence GTGGTTTCTTTGTTAAAAATGCCTAAGCTCTCCCCTACAATGGAAATAGGGATTCTTGTTAAATGGCACAAAAAAGCTGGGGATGAAATTCATTTCGGGGATGTATTACTAGAAATCTCTACTGATAAAGCTGTTTTAGAACATACAGCTTCTGAAGATGGTTGGTTATTAGAAATTCTTGTTGAAGAAGGAACCAAAACTCCTATTGGCACTCCTATCGCTGTATTTTCAACAGAACAAAATGCTCAATATGATTTAAAACAGCTCCTACCTTTGGAAGGAACTGTTGTTACAGATGCAGCTACAGAAGCATCGCCAAAAAACTCTGCTCAAACAGATTCTCAATACACAAGTGGCCCTTCCATAACTATGATGGGATTCCGTCCGGAACCACCTTTAGCTATTCCTCTAACTATTAAACATTCCAACGATCCAGTATTAGCTTCTCCTTTAGCAAAAAAATTGGCCAAAGAGCAAAATCTAGACCTCTCTGGAGTAACTGGTAGTGGACCTGGAGGACGGATCGTAAAGAAAGATTTGGAAAAAGCTCCTCCTTTAAGAATTGCTGGGTTTGGTTACCCTGAAGCTCCAAATGTTAATCCGGGATCTTATATAGAAGAACCTCTTTCCCCTGTTCGAGAAGTCATATCTAAACGTCTGCAAGCTGCTAAAACCTTTATTCCTCACTTTTATGTAAGGCAGCGCATTTACGCTTCCCCCCTTCTTGCATTATTAAAAGAACTTCAAGAACAAAATATTAAGCTCTCTATCAATGATTGTATTGTACGAGCCTGTGCTTTAGCTCTGAAAGAATTCCCAGAAATTAATTCTGGATTCAATAGTGTCGACAATAAGATTATTCGGTTTTCTACGATTGATATCTCTATTGCTGTAGCTATTCCTGATGGAGTTATCACTCCTATTGTCCGCTGTGCTGATAGAAAAAATATTGGTATGATCTCTGCAGAAATCAAAGGACTTGCAACTAAAGCCAAACAGCAGTCTCTTGCAGAAGAAGAATATAAAGGAGGTTCTTTCTGTGTATCTAATCTTGGTATGACAGGGATCTCTGATTTCACTGCTATTTTGAATCCTCCACAAGCTGCTATTCTAGCTGTAGGAAGCGTAGAGGAACAACCTGTAGTCTTAAATGGAGAGCTAGCTGTAGGCTTGACCTGTATGTTGACATTGTCGGTAGACCACAGAGTGATTGATGGATATCCTGCAGCCATGTTCATGAAACGACTGCAGAGACTCCTCGAAGCTCCTTCTGTTTTACTTCTCAATTAA
- a CDS encoding glycogen/starch/alpha-glucan phosphorylase — MYFDRTKINVESMKQAILERVYCGVVQTPQSASTRDIFTAVAKTVLEWMAKGWLKTQSGYYDNDVKRVYYISMEFLLGRSLKSNLLNLGLLDLVKEALFDLGYDFDQLVEMEHDAGLGNGGLGRLAACFLDSMATLEIPAYGYGLRYDYGIFDQKIENGFQVESPDEWLRYGNPWEICRGEYLYPVHFYGKVKHSIDSRGRDVAELVDSQEVLAMAYDVPVPGFNNDAVNSLRLWQAQSRHGFEFSYFNHGNYIRAIEDIALAGNITRVLYPNDSISEGQELRLKQEYFLVSATIQDILRRYTKTHLSLDKLSEKVSVQLNDTHPALGIAEMMRLLVDREELDWDVAWDATTKIFNYTNHTILPEALERWSLDLFSKVLPRHLEIIYEINARWLAKVSQKYPGDNDKRRALSIIEEGSSKFVNMANLAVVGTNKVNGVSTFHSQLIKSTLFKDFVEFFPDKFINVTNGITPRRWLALSNKKLSSLLNRTIGTEYLTNLTHLHKVIPLAEDSGFREEWRNIKIQNKEELAARIYKELGVTVNPQSIFDCHIKRIHEYKRQLMNILRVIYFYNEIRNGSGEIVPTTVIFGGKAAPGYAMAKLIIKLINNVAAVVNNDPKVNDQLKVIFWPNYRVSLAEAIIPATDLSEQISTAGMEASGTGNMKFALNGALTIGTMDGANIEMAEHIGKEHMFIFGLLEEEISELRKEYYPQGICNANPTIQEILDMIAQAKFSQEDKDLFKPIVNRLLNEGDPFFVLADLEAYINTQNRVASLFKQPEEWTKKSIYNVGGIGFFSSDRSIAEYASNIWNISRPTS; from the coding sequence ATGTATTTCGATCGGACAAAGATCAATGTTGAATCTATGAAGCAAGCTATCCTCGAAAGGGTATATTGTGGGGTAGTCCAGACTCCTCAATCGGCATCAACCAGAGATATTTTTACAGCCGTTGCTAAAACTGTTTTGGAATGGATGGCTAAAGGGTGGTTAAAGACACAAAGCGGTTATTATGATAACGATGTAAAACGAGTGTACTACATATCCATGGAATTTTTGCTAGGGAGGAGTTTAAAAAGTAATCTTTTGAACTTAGGTCTTCTAGATTTAGTGAAAGAAGCCCTCTTTGATTTGGGCTACGATTTCGATCAACTGGTAGAAATGGAACATGATGCGGGTCTCGGTAATGGAGGATTAGGTCGACTTGCGGCATGTTTTCTTGATTCTATGGCAACACTAGAGATTCCAGCTTATGGGTATGGCCTTCGTTACGATTACGGTATTTTCGATCAGAAGATAGAGAATGGTTTTCAAGTCGAGTCCCCCGATGAATGGTTGCGTTATGGAAATCCTTGGGAGATTTGTCGAGGAGAATACTTATATCCCGTACATTTTTATGGGAAGGTAAAGCATAGCATCGACTCAAGAGGTAGGGATGTTGCAGAGTTAGTGGATTCCCAGGAAGTTTTAGCTATGGCTTATGATGTTCCTGTTCCAGGTTTCAATAATGATGCAGTGAATTCTTTACGCTTGTGGCAAGCACAATCGCGTCATGGATTTGAATTTAGTTATTTTAACCACGGGAATTACATTCGAGCTATCGAAGATATAGCTCTAGCAGGAAATATCACTCGCGTACTTTATCCCAATGATTCTATTTCTGAAGGACAAGAGTTACGTCTGAAGCAAGAGTATTTCCTTGTATCTGCTACGATACAAGATATTCTGCGTCGTTATACTAAAACACATTTATCTCTAGATAAATTGTCTGAAAAAGTCTCAGTTCAGCTGAATGATACGCATCCAGCTTTAGGCATTGCAGAAATGATGCGTTTATTAGTTGATCGTGAAGAGCTGGATTGGGATGTTGCCTGGGATGCAACCACAAAGATATTCAATTATACTAATCATACGATTCTTCCTGAAGCATTAGAGAGATGGTCTTTAGATTTATTTTCTAAGGTTCTTCCTCGTCATTTAGAAATTATTTATGAAATTAATGCACGTTGGCTAGCAAAAGTATCGCAGAAATATCCTGGAGATAATGATAAGCGTCGAGCTCTTTCTATTATCGAGGAAGGAAGTTCTAAATTTGTAAATATGGCAAATCTAGCAGTTGTTGGAACGAATAAGGTAAATGGAGTATCCACTTTTCATTCGCAACTTATAAAAAGTACTCTATTTAAGGATTTTGTTGAGTTTTTCCCGGATAAATTTATCAATGTCACTAATGGGATTACACCTAGACGTTGGTTGGCTCTTTCCAATAAAAAGTTAAGTTCGTTATTGAACCGAACGATAGGCACAGAATATTTAACGAATCTCACGCATCTACATAAGGTAATTCCTTTAGCTGAAGATAGTGGGTTCAGGGAAGAGTGGCGTAATATTAAAATCCAGAATAAAGAGGAACTAGCAGCTCGAATTTATAAAGAACTTGGGGTCACTGTAAATCCTCAGTCCATTTTTGATTGCCATATTAAGCGGATACATGAGTATAAACGTCAACTTATGAATATTCTCCGCGTGATTTATTTTTATAATGAAATCCGTAATGGATCTGGAGAGATTGTTCCGACAACGGTCATTTTTGGAGGTAAAGCGGCTCCTGGCTATGCTATGGCCAAGCTGATCATAAAATTGATTAATAATGTAGCAGCTGTTGTTAATAATGATCCTAAAGTGAACGATCAGCTAAAAGTCATCTTTTGGCCAAATTACAGAGTTTCTTTAGCAGAAGCTATCATTCCTGCAACCGATTTATCTGAGCAAATTTCAACAGCCGGAATGGAGGCTTCTGGGACAGGGAATATGAAGTTTGCTTTGAACGGAGCCTTGACAATTGGCACTATGGATGGTGCCAATATCGAAATGGCTGAACATATCGGGAAAGAGCATATGTTCATTTTTGGTCTTCTAGAAGAGGAAATCTCTGAGCTACGCAAAGAATACTATCCTCAAGGCATCTGTAACGCAAATCCAACAATTCAAGAAATTCTTGATATGATTGCGCAAGCCAAGTTTTCTCAAGAAGATAAGGACTTATTTAAACCTATTGTAAACCGACTTTTAAATGAGGGAGATCCATTCTTTGTTCTTGCAGATTTGGAAGCCTATATAAATACACAGAACCGTGTTGCAAGCTTATTCAAGCAACCTGAAGAGTGGACGAAGAAGTCTATTTACAATGTAGGGGGGATAGGGTTCTTTTCAAGCGATAGATCAATCGCTGAGTATGCATCGAATATTTGGAATATTTCCCGACCAACTTCTTAG
- the dnaA gene encoding chromosomal replication initiator protein DnaA, with the protein MRAWEEFLLLQEKEIGVDTVNKWLRSLKVLCFDACNLYLEAKDSFQVTWFEEHIRHKVKASLINNNGKPIRVRVTSLDKSTPFKETQIQQEKTAYFTMKYGDIDPNMSFANFLVTPENDLPVRILQEFAKVSEQGKGFPFNPIYLFGPESSGKTHLMQAAVGGLREAGVKTLYVTSELFTEHLVSAIRSGEMQRFRAFYRNVEALFIEDIEVLSGKGATQEEFFHTFNSLHTEGKLIVISSTFAPGDLKAMEERLISRFEWGISIPVSPLIREGLKSFLERRTEKLNIRIEETALDFLIQALSSHVKSLLHALTTLAKRVAYKKLSHQMLYQGDIEALLHDVLQAAESIRLTPSGIVRATAQYYGVSPESVLGRSQSREYVLPRQVAMFLCRQKLSLSYVKIGEVFSRDHSTVISSIRAISQKLEEDDRECDVSRAIQELTKRLSSAYQSLDFIED; encoded by the coding sequence ATGCGAGCTTGGGAAGAGTTCCTTTTGCTTCAAGAAAAAGAAATTGGAGTGGATACCGTCAATAAATGGCTGAGGTCCTTGAAGGTCCTATGCTTTGATGCGTGCAACTTATATTTGGAAGCGAAAGATTCTTTTCAAGTAACTTGGTTCGAAGAGCATATTCGTCATAAAGTTAAAGCTAGTTTAATTAATAATAATGGGAAGCCAATTCGCGTGCGCGTGACTTCCCTAGATAAATCTACACCGTTTAAGGAGACTCAGATCCAGCAAGAAAAGACTGCATACTTCACTATGAAGTATGGGGACATTGATCCGAACATGTCTTTTGCTAACTTTCTTGTGACTCCGGAGAATGATCTACCTGTAAGAATTCTTCAAGAATTTGCTAAGGTTTCTGAACAAGGCAAAGGTTTTCCTTTTAACCCTATTTATCTATTTGGTCCTGAAAGCTCCGGAAAAACACATCTGATGCAGGCTGCTGTGGGAGGACTTCGTGAAGCTGGTGTAAAAACTCTGTATGTTACGTCAGAGCTATTTACGGAACACCTAGTGTCAGCTATTCGTTCTGGTGAGATGCAGCGTTTCCGAGCGTTTTATCGTAATGTAGAAGCTCTGTTCATTGAAGACATAGAAGTGCTCTCAGGTAAAGGAGCTACTCAAGAAGAGTTCTTCCACACGTTCAATTCGTTGCATACAGAAGGCAAGTTGATCGTGATTTCTTCTACCTTTGCTCCAGGAGATTTAAAGGCTATGGAAGAACGATTAATTAGTCGCTTTGAGTGGGGGATTTCGATTCCCGTTAGTCCTTTAATAAGAGAAGGATTAAAAAGTTTTTTAGAAAGAAGAACAGAAAAACTGAATATTCGTATAGAGGAGACTGCTTTAGATTTTCTAATTCAGGCTCTATCATCCCATGTGAAGTCTTTGTTACACGCATTAACAACTTTAGCTAAGCGAGTTGCTTATAAAAAGCTTTCACATCAAATGCTTTATCAAGGAGACATAGAGGCTTTATTACATGATGTATTGCAGGCTGCCGAGAGTATTCGTTTAACTCCATCCGGTATTGTTCGTGCTACAGCTCAATATTATGGCGTTTCTCCGGAAAGTGTTCTAGGTCGTTCTCAGTCCAGAGAATATGTTTTACCTAGGCAGGTCGCCATGTTTTTGTGTAGACAGAAGCTTTCTTTGTCATATGTAAAAATTGGGGAAGTGTTCTCTCGAGACCACTCTACAGTGATTTCTTCCATTCGAGCTATCTCGCAAAAACTAGAAGAAGATGATAGAGAGTGCGATGTTTCTCGTGCGATACAAGAATTAACAAAGCGACTTTCATCAGCTTATCAAAGTTTAGATTTTATAGAAGACTAG
- the yidC gene encoding membrane protein insertase YidC has product MRMNKRTLLFVSLVSAAFLGCQIFFGYRDLKSCQDLAEKQRAISEQILASTEQLSVVPWTASLEESESVNQYAIRLGNRLLLLTKGGSHPEVYSRGTYWSLIEQTSTFGGILVSLYGETGQEVLSKGSSVYLPNQRDAFPVLVAEFRSNQEPLVFLGEYKDGKIANKAGAIYGTSLVFLNTGNGFVPLGIYNSKEECVESLDLPMARAVVFADKENPTASGSYYMLSNEYMQIVVSQESGAIEGINLPFASDQEENKSIVNEIGFDRELAINSPSEASFPGVETIDSQRQNIANVVGGYYPLLRRGTLSDVKKRVPAQYQALNIVSGRELASPVATGFRVVSFDNKTLILESGDGGIRRTYSLGEQPYAFELEIQTTQGREDLWITSGVPEVEIMSNAFVPAVKYHAVKKNKSDLFNVKLPKAKDSLLVRNNATPQWILNSNGYFGVILTPRTPIPAGYASSFIPGNVVPTRLSQLPPKDQAYPASKYPGYTAMLPLPKEAGRYQFMVYAGPLADPTLKALDRANANSKGETPEYVDAIAFRGFFSFITEPFAALLFVIMKFFKFLTGSWGISIILLTIVLKLLLYPLNAWSIRSMRRMQKLSPYIQEIQQKYKREPKRAQMEIMALYKMNKVNPITGCLPLLIQIPFLIAMFDLLKSSFLLRGASFIPGWIDNLTAPDVLFSWETPIWFIGKEFHLLPILLGVVMFAQQKISAVKRSGPASDQQRQQEAMGTMMALLFTFMFYNFPSGLNIYWFSSMLLGVIQQWVTNKILDEKHLQHEVIINKKR; this is encoded by the coding sequence ATGAGAATGAATAAACGAACGTTATTATTTGTTTCCTTGGTAAGCGCGGCATTTTTGGGCTGCCAAATTTTCTTCGGTTATCGAGACTTGAAGTCATGCCAGGATCTTGCAGAAAAGCAGCGAGCTATTTCTGAGCAAATATTAGCTTCAACAGAGCAATTGAGTGTAGTACCTTGGACAGCTTCTCTTGAGGAGAGCGAATCAGTCAATCAGTATGCTATTCGTTTGGGGAATCGTTTATTGCTGCTGACAAAAGGGGGATCTCATCCTGAAGTCTATTCCAGAGGAACTTATTGGAGTCTGATAGAACAGACTAGTACTTTTGGAGGGATCCTTGTTTCCCTCTATGGAGAAACTGGGCAAGAAGTTTTGTCGAAAGGAAGTTCTGTATATCTCCCTAATCAAAGAGATGCTTTCCCGGTTTTAGTAGCAGAATTTCGTAGCAATCAGGAGCCTCTTGTTTTCCTAGGAGAATATAAGGATGGGAAGATTGCGAATAAAGCGGGCGCTATCTACGGCACATCATTAGTTTTTCTCAATACCGGGAATGGATTTGTACCTTTAGGTATTTATAATTCTAAAGAAGAGTGTGTTGAGTCTTTAGATCTCCCTATGGCACGGGCTGTAGTCTTTGCTGATAAAGAAAATCCTACAGCATCTGGTAGCTACTACATGCTCTCCAATGAATACATGCAAATTGTAGTTTCTCAAGAAAGTGGAGCTATCGAGGGAATTAATCTTCCTTTTGCTTCTGATCAAGAAGAGAATAAAAGTATTGTTAATGAGATTGGGTTTGATAGAGAGTTAGCAATTAACTCTCCTTCAGAAGCCTCTTTCCCCGGAGTCGAAACTATCGATTCTCAACGTCAAAACATAGCAAATGTTGTGGGAGGCTATTATCCTTTACTCAGACGTGGAACGCTATCTGACGTTAAAAAGAGAGTGCCTGCACAATATCAAGCTTTAAATATTGTTTCAGGAAGAGAATTGGCTTCTCCTGTTGCTACCGGCTTTCGTGTTGTTTCATTCGATAATAAAACTTTAATTTTAGAGAGCGGGGATGGTGGAATTAGAAGAACCTACTCGCTGGGAGAGCAGCCTTACGCCTTTGAGTTAGAGATTCAAACTACTCAAGGACGAGAAGATTTGTGGATCACATCTGGCGTTCCAGAAGTTGAGATTATGTCCAACGCTTTTGTTCCAGCTGTGAAGTATCATGCTGTGAAGAAAAATAAGAGTGATCTCTTTAATGTGAAATTACCTAAAGCTAAGGATTCTTTGCTGGTACGGAACAACGCAACTCCTCAATGGATTTTGAATTCTAATGGGTACTTTGGGGTAATTCTAACCCCTCGAACTCCTATTCCAGCGGGCTATGCTTCTTCTTTTATTCCAGGGAATGTAGTTCCTACACGGCTTTCTCAACTTCCTCCAAAAGATCAAGCTTATCCTGCTTCGAAATATCCTGGCTATACGGCAATGCTACCTTTGCCTAAGGAAGCTGGGCGTTATCAATTTATGGTATATGCAGGGCCTCTAGCCGACCCTACTTTAAAAGCTTTAGATAGAGCTAACGCGAATTCTAAAGGAGAAACTCCTGAGTATGTTGATGCGATTGCTTTCAGAGGGTTCTTTAGTTTTATAACTGAGCCTTTTGCAGCATTATTATTTGTCATAATGAAATTCTTTAAATTCCTCACAGGCTCTTGGGGAATTTCTATTATCTTATTAACGATCGTACTGAAGCTTTTACTCTATCCTTTGAATGCTTGGTCTATCCGGTCTATGCGTCGTATGCAAAAGCTTTCTCCTTATATTCAGGAGATTCAGCAGAAATATAAGCGTGAGCCTAAGCGAGCTCAAATGGAAATTATGGCTTTGTATAAGATGAATAAAGTTAATCCGATAACGGGTTGTCTTCCTTTGCTTATACAAATTCCATTTTTGATAGCGATGTTCGATTTATTGAAGTCATCGTTTCTATTAAGGGGAGCTAGCTTTATCCCTGGATGGATAGATAACTTGACAGCTCCTGATGTTCTCTTTTCTTGGGAAACACCTATATGGTTTATCGGGAAAGAGTTCCATCTTCTTCCTATTTTGCTAGGTGTAGTCATGTTTGCTCAGCAGAAAATTTCTGCTGTGAAACGATCTGGTCCTGCGTCAGATCAACAACGTCAGCAAGAAGCTATGGGAACAATGATGGCGTTGTTATTTACTTTCATGTTTTATAATTTCCCTTCCGGGTTAAATATTTACTGGTTCTCTTCTATGTTACTAGGAGTTATCCAACAATGGGTAACAAACAAAATTTTAGATGAAAAACATCTGCAGCATGAAGTAATTATCAATAAGAAGAGATAG
- a CDS encoding prolipoprotein diacylglyceryl transferase, with product MIHWDQSRTLLSFPRVGLHLSWYGILFSLGIFLSSFSGIKLATALCKDREEKKELRTSLENFALGALLAIIIGARLAYVLFYGGSFYFENPSEIIKIWKGGLSSHGAVISVVIWAAVFSRLHIRKLPMLSVTYICDLCGAVFGCAALLIRVGNFMNQEILGTPTSMPWGVIFPNGGGQIPRHPVQLYEGLGYLVLSCILYRLCYRGVIRLGSGYSAAGALIGVAVIRFCAEFFKTHQGAWLGEENILTIGQWLSIPMIFLGVGIIWIASKKK from the coding sequence GTGATACATTGGGACCAGTCTAGAACTCTCTTATCTTTCCCGCGAGTTGGGCTTCATTTATCGTGGTACGGAATCTTATTTTCTCTAGGAATTTTTTTATCATCTTTTTCGGGCATCAAGCTGGCAACAGCATTGTGTAAAGACAGGGAGGAGAAAAAAGAACTCCGAACAAGTCTGGAAAATTTTGCTTTAGGAGCTCTTTTAGCTATCATCATTGGAGCTAGGCTTGCTTACGTTCTTTTCTATGGAGGGAGTTTTTATTTTGAAAATCCTTCTGAGATTATAAAAATATGGAAAGGAGGGCTTTCTAGTCATGGAGCTGTGATCTCTGTGGTGATTTGGGCAGCTGTATTTTCGCGACTTCATATTCGTAAGTTGCCTATGCTTTCAGTAACCTACATTTGCGATCTTTGTGGAGCAGTGTTTGGTTGTGCAGCTTTGCTGATTCGCGTGGGGAACTTTATGAATCAGGAAATTCTAGGAACCCCTACATCCATGCCTTGGGGAGTGATTTTTCCGAATGGTGGAGGCCAAATCCCTAGACATCCTGTTCAGCTTTACGAAGGCCTTGGTTATTTAGTGCTTTCTTGTATTCTGTACAGGCTTTGCTATCGTGGTGTTATTCGTTTGGGTTCTGGCTATAGTGCAGCAGGCGCTTTAATTGGGGTAGCAGTAATTCGTTTTTGCGCTGAATTTTTCAAAACACACCAAGGAGCATGGCTTGGCGAAGAAAACATATTAACAATTGGGCAATGGTTGTCTATTCCGATGATTTTTCTAGGAGTTGGAATCATTTGGATTGCTAGTAAAAAAAAATGA